Within the Deltaproteobacteria bacterium genome, the region CGTGACGGGGGAGTACAAGGGACGATACAGCGCCGACGATATCGAGCGCGTCGTCGCCGCGCTGAAGGGGCGATTCGCCTCGATCTCCGTCGAGGTCTTTCCCATGTCGCAGGGCCGTTATCGCTCGCTGGAACGCGCGGGCGTCGACGGGCTGACGCTCTATCAGGAGACCTATCACCCCGGCGTGTACGCGCGGCTGCATCCGAAGGGCCCGAAGAGCCGCTACGACGAACGACTGCACGCGATCGAGCGCGGCGGCGAAGCGGGATTTCGCTCACTGGGCGTCGGCGCGCTGCTCGGACTCGCCGATTGGCGCGCCGAGGCGGTACTGCTCGCATGGCACGCGCGGCATTTGACCAAACGTTATTGGCGCTCGCGCGTCGCCGTGAGTTTTCCGCGCGTGAACCCCGCGAAAAACGGGTTTTCTCCGGAGCATCCGGTGAGCGACGCCGACCTCGTGCAGATGGTCTTCGCGATGAGGTTGCTGCTTCC harbors:
- a CDS encoding 2-iminoacetate synthase ThiH is translated as VTGEYKGRYSADDIERVVAALKGRFASISVEVFPMSQGRYRSLERAGVDGLTLYQETYHPGVYARLHPKGPKSRYDERLHAIERGGEAGFRSLGVGALLGLADWRAEAVLLAWHARHLTKRYWRSRVAVSFPRVNPAKNGFSPEHPVSDADLVQMVFAMRLLLPDAELVLSTRESARLRDHLVGLGITRMSAGSRTNPGGYVTNDASGRQFEVSDERSPGEVAEAIIARGFEPVWKDFDSAFLQHNP